The DNA window AATTTAACAAATTTGTTCAAGATATTAGTCTATAATTGAAATCAATTGTTACATAAAGGCTTTGTCTATAGGTTCCCATAATTCGATTTTATTACCATCATTGTCAAGAATCCAACCAAATTTACCATAGTCATACTCTTGCATTTCACCTACGATTGTAACACCTTCTTCTTTTAAAGCTGCTAATAATTCTTTTAAGTTTTCAACACGATAGTTAAACATGAACTCTTTTTTTGAAGGTTCAAAGTATTTAGTGTCTTTTGGAAACGTGCTCCATTGTGTTGAGCATTCTTTTCCTTTTTTGTCTTTCCACCAAAATGTACAACCATAGTCGTCTGTATTAAAACCTAAATGTTTCCGATACCAATCTTTTGAAGCTTTAGGGTCTTTACTTTTAAAAAATAATCCACCTATTCCTGTTACTCTATTCTTCATTATTTTTTATTTATTTATTTATTTATTGCTGTTTCATAAATATCAATCCATTCTTCTACAGACATTTTTCCTAAAAGTTGCTCTATTAAGTCATAAGGAATATCATCCATTTTTTTGAAGCGAACACAACTTTTGCCCATATCTAATTTATATTTGCAGTGTTTTGGATATTCTGATACAAACCAGTCGTATAATTCTTTTTTGGCATACATGCCAGAATGATATAAGGCAATAAAATTCTTTTGTGAAGCCAGGTTTATAAAAGGTAAAGGAGGAAATGGTTTACAGTGGTATCCGTTTGGATATATTGATTTTGGAACATAGTATGCTAACATGCCATAACCCATTCCAGCTTCTAAGTCTTTAGGCATATGTTTTTTAATAAGGTTGTTTAATTTTGTAATTGGAGCCTTTCTGTCTTCTGGTAATTGAAGAATGTAGTCTTCTGGAGAATCAGCTTTGTATTGCATAATATTTTATTTACGTTGAAGTATTAATCCTGAAATTAAAGATATAATAAATCCGATAATAGTAACAAGTACAAGCATAAATAATGCTGCAGTTGTGCTAGTCATTTTGATGATTTCATTTTCTCTACCTTTTTCGATAAGTTGTTGTTCATAGTTGCTAAAAAAAGATGGATCAATAAATTTAGTATATATGAAATCTGCAATTGAAATTCCAATTCCAACTAAAACTGAAATGAGAATGCCTATTACAATTGCTTTTCCAAATGAAATCACACCATTGTTAATATGGTCTCTATAATGTTTGATACCAAAAAAGATAAATGAAAGCGATAAGAAAATAGACACATAACCTAACACTTCATTTGTAGAATAGTCTAGATTTTCAATACCAAAAATTAAGTGTATGGTAAAAATAATGAAGCCTGTAAGTAATCCATAAAGACCGTATTTGAGAACTGTTTGTTTCATAATAGGATGGTTTTAAATTATTGCTAATGTTTAAACATGTTGATCTATGAGAATAGTATTCCCGTCAGGATCATAAAACACAATACTTGCTGGACCAGATGTACTTTCATCTGTTTCATTTTCTAGTTTCACAGCTTTAGATTTAAGATGTTTTTGTATTGCTCTAACATCGTCATAAGATTCTAAGGTATTTGCGTTTTGGTCCCAACCAGGATTAAAAGTTAAAATATTGTTCTCAAACATGCCTTGAAAAAGACCAATAATGGAGTCGCCATTTTTCATAATTAAGTAATTGCGTTCAAGATCTCCTGCAAATACTGAAAAGCCTAAAGTTTCATAAAATATTTTTGAAGCATGAATATCTTTCACATTCAAACTCACAGAAAACGCACCTAATTTCATAAATATTGGTTTTAGATTAATACAACACAAAACTATGAGAAGCCCATGAAAAACAGTTCATACTAAAGTACCAAACTACTCATGCTTTAGTATAAAAGTAGGCTTTTTATATAATATTGAAGTTTTTTGCGATTTGCAAGGCTTGTGTTCTACGTTTGGCATTAAGTTTTGAAAGAAGATTTGAAACATGAGTTTTTATGGTGCTTTCTGAAATAAAAAGCTTCGCTCCAATTTCTTTATTTGAAAGTCCTTCGGAAATGC is part of the Psychroserpens ponticola genome and encodes:
- a CDS encoding VOC family protein, translated to MKNRVTGIGGLFFKSKDPKASKDWYRKHLGFNTDDYGCTFWWKDKKGKECSTQWSTFPKDTKYFEPSKKEFMFNYRVENLKELLAALKEEGVTIVGEMQEYDYGKFGWILDNDGNKIELWEPIDKAFM
- a CDS encoding DUF1801 domain-containing protein, which produces MQYKADSPEDYILQLPEDRKAPITKLNNLIKKHMPKDLEAGMGYGMLAYYVPKSIYPNGYHCKPFPPLPFINLASQKNFIALYHSGMYAKKELYDWFVSEYPKHCKYKLDMGKSCVRFKKMDDIPYDLIEQLLGKMSVEEWIDIYETAINK
- a CDS encoding DUF4199 domain-containing protein; the encoded protein is MKQTVLKYGLYGLLTGFIIFTIHLIFGIENLDYSTNEVLGYVSIFLSLSFIFFGIKHYRDHINNGVISFGKAIVIGILISVLVGIGISIADFIYTKFIDPSFFSNYEQQLIEKGRENEIIKMTSTTAALFMLVLVTIIGFIISLISGLILQRK
- a CDS encoding VOC family protein, coding for MKLGAFSVSLNVKDIHASKIFYETLGFSVFAGDLERNYLIMKNGDSIIGLFQGMFENNILTFNPGWDQNANTLESYDDVRAIQKHLKSKAVKLENETDESTSGPASIVFYDPDGNTILIDQHV